Proteins from one Streptomyces sp. NBC_00390 genomic window:
- a CDS encoding glycoside hydrolase family 13 protein, which translates to MLTAPPAGTGPLVRTPTAWWRDAVIYQVYVRSFLDSTGDGIGDLAGVRAGLPYLKKLGVDGIWLSPFYPSPQHDHGYDVADYCDVDPVYGDLAEFDRLVADTRRLGLKLLLDIVPNHCSSEHPWFQDALLAEPGSPARARFHFADGRGPGGDEPPNNWRAMFGGPAWSRTTEPDGTPGQWYLHLFTPEQPDLNWRDPATGDFFEHVLRFWLDRGVDGFRIDVAAGLFKHPELPDSDDPSADERTRDSVNPLAWNQPEVHDVWRRWRSVCDEYADRDGRDRLLVGEVSVPTAREHAEYVRPDELHQAFFFDLLSAPWDAAAFRATISEAIRDIAGTGSTVTWVLNNHDQVRTVTRYAGEVGVEGSGLGAARARAAALLMLALPGAAYVYQGEELGLPEVLDLPDEVLTDPIFRRTGSRARIRDGCRVPLPWSGHASPFGFSQGAEGARPWLPQPEWFADHATDRALADTRSFWHLYREGLQLRRSLPQLGEGTLHWLDAPPQVLAIARGDGLICAVNFGTEPVPAPVPGTPLLASGPCPDGVLPGATAAWWTGESGPL; encoded by the coding sequence ATGCTCACAGCACCCCCGGCCGGAACCGGCCCCCTCGTCCGCACGCCCACTGCCTGGTGGCGCGACGCGGTCATCTACCAGGTCTATGTCCGCAGCTTCCTCGACAGCACCGGCGACGGCATCGGCGATCTCGCCGGTGTACGCGCCGGACTGCCGTACCTCAAGAAGCTCGGCGTCGACGGCATCTGGCTCAGCCCGTTCTATCCGTCCCCGCAGCACGACCACGGCTACGACGTCGCCGACTACTGCGACGTCGACCCGGTGTACGGCGACCTCGCCGAGTTCGACCGCCTGGTTGCCGACACCCGGCGCCTGGGCCTCAAGCTGCTGCTCGACATCGTCCCCAACCACTGCTCCAGCGAGCACCCCTGGTTCCAGGACGCCCTGCTCGCCGAGCCCGGCAGCCCGGCCCGCGCCCGGTTCCACTTCGCCGACGGCCGCGGCCCCGGCGGCGACGAACCCCCCAACAACTGGCGCGCCATGTTCGGCGGTCCCGCCTGGAGCCGGACCACGGAGCCGGACGGCACCCCCGGCCAGTGGTATCTGCACCTGTTCACCCCCGAGCAGCCCGACCTGAACTGGCGCGACCCCGCAACCGGCGACTTCTTCGAGCACGTTCTGCGCTTCTGGCTGGACCGCGGCGTCGACGGCTTCCGCATCGATGTCGCCGCAGGGCTCTTCAAGCACCCTGAGCTGCCGGACTCCGACGACCCGAGCGCCGACGAGCGCACCCGCGACTCGGTGAACCCGCTCGCCTGGAACCAGCCCGAGGTGCACGACGTATGGCGCCGCTGGCGCTCGGTGTGCGACGAGTACGCCGACCGTGACGGCCGCGACCGCCTGCTGGTCGGTGAGGTCTCCGTACCGACCGCTCGCGAACACGCCGAGTACGTACGGCCCGACGAGCTGCACCAGGCCTTCTTCTTCGACCTGCTCAGTGCGCCCTGGGACGCCGCCGCGTTCCGCGCCACCATCAGCGAGGCGATACGTGACATCGCCGGCACCGGCTCCACCGTCACCTGGGTGCTCAACAACCACGACCAGGTCCGCACCGTCACCCGCTATGCCGGAGAAGTCGGCGTCGAAGGCAGCGGACTCGGCGCCGCCCGCGCCCGCGCCGCAGCCCTGCTCATGCTCGCCCTGCCCGGCGCCGCCTACGTCTACCAGGGCGAGGAACTCGGCCTGCCGGAAGTCCTCGACCTGCCGGACGAGGTGCTCACCGACCCCATCTTCCGGCGCACCGGCAGCCGCGCCCGCATCCGCGACGGCTGCCGGGTCCCGCTGCCGTGGTCCGGCCACGCCTCCCCGTTCGGCTTCAGCCAGGGGGCCGAAGGGGCCAGGCCCTGGCTGCCGCAGCCCGAATGGTTCGCCGACCACGCGACGGACCGCGCCCTCGCCGACACCCGTTCCTTCTGGCACCTGTACCGCGAAGGCCTCCAGCTGCGGCGCAGCCTCCCCCAGCTCGGCGAAGGCACCCTGCACTGGCTGGACGCACCGCCGCAGGTGCTGGCCATCGCCCGCGGCGACGGCCTGATCTGCGCCGTCAACTTCGGGACCGAGCCCGTGCCGGCGCCGGTCCCCGGCACCCCGCTGCTCGCCAGCGGCCCCTGCCCCGACGGAGTGCTCCCCGGAGCCACCGCGGCGTGGTGGACCGGCGAATCCGGCCCCCTGTGA
- a CDS encoding ABC transporter substrate-binding protein, whose protein sequence is MRWTRAAGRALLVIAVLLVGWTGFSAQPGTVNGEGRGPMTLVTAGDLTDYLAPLLEDWNADHPDEPVTLVELPDSADETRAQMISELRSGSDRFDVLNIDVAWTSEFAAAGWIAPLERDRFPLDDFLPPVVDTATFGGRLHAVPYVTNAGLLYYRADILRREGLAPPRTWAELARQAREIAPKYGLDGYAGQFLPYEGLSVNATEAVHSAGGSFLRDDGTRVTVNSAPARAGLGFLADGVREGWISKEALAYKEEESRQAFQDGKVLFLRNWPYVYALANAQDSKVSGKVGAVPLPGPDGPGASVLGGSNLAVSAHSRHPQSAADLIAYLTSEHVQRQVLTEGALPPVRADLYGDPALIRDHPYLPTLRRSVETAAPRPKSPRYDQVTLAVQAVVQDVMALRQSPEQAVVRLSRELESIARRG, encoded by the coding sequence ATGCGGTGGACGCGTGCCGCGGGTAGAGCTCTCCTGGTGATCGCGGTGCTGCTGGTCGGCTGGACGGGATTCTCCGCTCAGCCCGGCACCGTGAACGGCGAGGGCCGCGGCCCCATGACGCTGGTGACCGCCGGTGATCTGACCGACTATCTCGCCCCGTTGCTCGAGGACTGGAACGCGGACCACCCCGACGAGCCGGTCACGCTCGTCGAACTGCCGGACTCCGCCGACGAGACCAGGGCGCAGATGATCAGCGAACTGCGTTCGGGCAGCGACCGGTTCGACGTGCTGAACATCGATGTCGCCTGGACCTCCGAGTTCGCCGCGGCGGGCTGGATCGCGCCGCTGGAGCGGGACCGCTTCCCGCTGGACGACTTCCTGCCGCCCGTGGTGGACACCGCCACGTTCGGCGGCCGGCTCCATGCCGTCCCTTATGTCACCAATGCCGGACTCCTCTACTATCGCGCGGACATCCTGCGGCGTGAGGGCCTTGCTCCGCCGCGGACCTGGGCCGAACTCGCCCGGCAGGCCCGCGAGATCGCTCCGAAGTACGGACTCGACGGTTACGCCGGTCAGTTCCTGCCGTACGAAGGTCTCTCGGTCAACGCCACCGAGGCGGTCCATTCGGCCGGCGGATCCTTCCTGCGCGACGACGGCACCCGTGTCACGGTGAACTCCGCGCCCGCCCGCGCCGGACTCGGGTTCCTGGCCGACGGGGTGCGCGAGGGGTGGATCTCCAAGGAGGCCCTCGCCTACAAGGAGGAGGAGTCGCGGCAGGCGTTCCAGGACGGGAAGGTGCTGTTCCTGCGGAACTGGCCGTATGTGTACGCGCTCGCCAACGCCCAGGACTCCAAGGTGTCGGGCAAGGTGGGGGCGGTGCCGCTGCCCGGACCCGACGGGCCGGGCGCCAGTGTGCTGGGCGGTTCCAATCTCGCGGTCAGCGCGCACTCCCGGCATCCGCAGTCGGCCGCCGACCTGATCGCCTACCTCACCAGTGAGCATGTGCAGCGCCAGGTCCTCACCGAGGGTGCGCTGCCTCCCGTGCGGGCCGATCTGTACGGCGATCCGGCGCTGATCCGCGACCACCCGTATCTTCCGACACTGCGCCGCAGTGTGGAGACGGCCGCGCCGCGCCCCAAGAGCCCCCGTTATGACCAGGTGACCCTGGCCGTGCAGGCCGTGGTGCAGGACGTGATGGCGCTGCGCCAGTCGCCGGAGCAGGCGGTCGTCCGGCTCTCCCGTGAGCTGGAGTCGATTGCCCGCAGAGGCTGA
- a CDS encoding PadR family transcriptional regulator encodes MRLPLLALLTRGPAHGYELKQDLEKLLGAAYPQPNVGQIYVTLGRLEKAGLIEGEDVEQSGRPNKRTYLLTDAGREAVLAWFEETADEPRVRDEFFMKLALASRSGLADAVTLINKQRRQYLNTMRELSRLAATEDRDNRMSHLLIEGAMLHLQADLDWLERCQEELE; translated from the coding sequence GTGCGGCTGCCGCTTCTGGCGCTCCTCACCCGCGGCCCGGCGCACGGCTACGAGCTCAAGCAGGACCTTGAGAAGCTGCTGGGCGCCGCGTACCCTCAGCCGAACGTCGGCCAGATCTATGTCACCCTCGGGCGGCTGGAGAAGGCCGGTCTCATCGAGGGCGAGGACGTCGAGCAGTCGGGCAGGCCCAACAAGCGCACCTATCTGCTCACCGACGCCGGCCGGGAGGCTGTGCTCGCCTGGTTCGAGGAGACCGCCGACGAGCCCCGGGTGCGGGACGAGTTCTTCATGAAGCTCGCGCTCGCGTCCCGGTCCGGACTCGCGGACGCGGTCACTCTGATCAACAAACAGCGGCGGCAGTATCTGAACACCATGCGTGAACTGTCCAGGCTGGCCGCCACGGAGGACCGGGACAACCGCATGTCCCACCTGCTGATCGAGGGCGCGATGCTGCATCTGCAGGCCGATCTCGACTGGCTGGAACGCTGCCAGGAGGAGCTGGAATGA
- a CDS encoding ABC transporter ATP-binding protein, which translates to MSDDTAPSHLPAHGSDADGPGVRPIVRAQALCKTHHGEGGPVHAVRSVDLTVQPGEFVAVTGPSGAGKSTLLHLLGGLQRPDSGQLWLDGERVDGYREARWAGLRRRNIGIVFQFFNLVSNLTVADNVELPALLAGASPRAARDSRAELLAELGLEGRERAMPGELSGGEQQRVALARALVNHPSLLLADEPAGSLDSKGTREVLRLLSRFHQRGQTIVLVTHDARMASAADRVISFFDGRIADDAALGESRGGRGGPGGVLGVLELKD; encoded by the coding sequence ATGAGCGACGACACGGCTCCGTCCCACCTGCCCGCCCACGGGAGCGACGCCGACGGCCCCGGAGTGCGGCCGATCGTGCGTGCGCAGGCGCTGTGCAAGACGCACCACGGCGAGGGCGGGCCCGTGCACGCGGTGCGCTCGGTGGACCTGACCGTGCAGCCGGGCGAGTTCGTCGCAGTCACCGGACCGTCCGGAGCAGGGAAGTCCACACTCCTGCATCTGCTCGGCGGACTCCAGCGGCCCGACAGCGGGCAGCTGTGGCTCGACGGGGAGCGGGTGGACGGCTATCGCGAGGCGCGCTGGGCAGGGCTGCGCCGGCGCAACATCGGCATCGTCTTCCAGTTCTTCAATCTGGTCTCCAATCTCACCGTGGCCGACAACGTCGAACTGCCCGCGCTGCTGGCGGGGGCCTCCCCCCGGGCGGCGCGCGACAGCCGCGCCGAACTCCTGGCCGAGCTCGGGCTCGAAGGCAGGGAGCGCGCGATGCCCGGCGAACTGTCCGGCGGCGAGCAGCAGCGCGTCGCGCTGGCCCGGGCACTGGTGAACCACCCCTCCCTCCTGCTCGCCGACGAACCGGCCGGCAGCCTGGACAGCAAGGGCACCCGGGAGGTGCTGCGGCTGCTCTCCCGCTTCCACCAGCGGGGCCAGACGATCGTGCTGGTCACCCATGACGCCCGGATGGCCAGCGCGGCCGACCGGGTCATCAGCTTCTTCGACGGGCGAATAGCCGACGACGCGGCCCTCGGCGAGAGCCGGGGCGGACGCGGCGGCCCCGGCGGAGTCCTCGGCGTACTCGAACTCAAGGACTGA
- a CDS encoding ABC transporter permease, giving the protein MRATLRWAHADLRAHRGEALFVVLASAGIIASLLLAGALLNYAANPWQRIFTQSHGAHVWIHTRSDADTAALAELSGVEGVAGPYRTGQATLESRGARARVELRATDARPEEIARPLLTAGRWLDPATDGAADRAALGGVVLEASVARVLWAEPGDELTVADAAGTARTLRVAGIAESAELRYRPGGQPGTGWVLPGTLDRSVPATSGVTAGLRLTDPADTDFTVQRAVTVLGADHVTQVAKWQQARAEAGGDDRLLGQLFAVFGLGALLCAALAASGAIAARVRGQLRDISILKAIGFTPGQVIRGFLIQHLAFALLGITLGTAAIALLGGRLPGRIGEAAGVWQDMPGYTAVLLGIPGAAVLLIAAATGLAAWRAGRVPPVPVARMALPSAAPMTGLGRRALGLRVPPALVLGWRAAFPRRALALVPVARLALPLLMITVALVAWTTVDRFGSRPAEMGRPAALTVRAERPGSIPDRELDRALTAQRDVVAAHPGAEVAALAPGQTGTIALRGLGTASAPYPYTVAEGRGPDGPDEAVAGQGLLDLLDVGVGDWVRLTVEGRPQILHIVGRSIEPEDGGRVISTTLDTLREDDATLRPDFHLVALRDGADPREVSSALATSFGGTLEIREVANPADRLGPARGVIAALIAVLALIGLIELLTLISTGVRDRGRDLLALKAIGLTPRQISSVIVTAAGLTALAAAVVGTVLGVVSGRWLVDTQGRISGIGAGIAQPLPGYLLALVGVGAVLGAVAAAALPAVRTARRRLADSLGETL; this is encoded by the coding sequence GTGCGGGCCACACTGCGCTGGGCACACGCCGATCTGCGGGCGCACCGCGGCGAGGCGCTGTTCGTCGTGCTGGCGAGCGCCGGGATCATCGCTTCACTGCTGCTGGCCGGAGCACTGCTGAACTACGCGGCCAACCCCTGGCAGCGGATCTTCACCCAGTCCCACGGCGCCCACGTGTGGATCCACACCCGGTCCGACGCCGACACCGCCGCACTGGCCGAGCTGTCCGGGGTGGAAGGCGTGGCGGGGCCTTACCGCACCGGGCAGGCGACGCTCGAGTCCCGTGGGGCCCGCGCACGGGTCGAACTACGGGCCACGGACGCGCGCCCCGAAGAGATCGCGCGCCCGCTGCTCACCGCCGGCCGCTGGCTCGATCCGGCGACCGACGGCGCCGCGGACCGGGCCGCGCTCGGCGGGGTCGTTCTCGAAGCCTCCGTGGCACGCGTGCTGTGGGCGGAACCGGGCGACGAACTCACCGTCGCCGACGCGGCCGGGACCGCCCGGACGCTGCGTGTCGCCGGAATCGCCGAGAGCGCCGAGCTGCGCTACCGCCCGGGCGGACAGCCGGGGACCGGCTGGGTACTGCCCGGCACGCTCGACCGGTCCGTTCCTGCAACCAGCGGCGTGACGGCCGGACTGCGGCTCACGGACCCCGCCGACACGGACTTCACCGTCCAGCGCGCCGTCACGGTGCTCGGCGCCGACCATGTGACCCAGGTCGCCAAGTGGCAGCAGGCGCGCGCCGAGGCAGGCGGCGACGACCGGCTGCTCGGGCAGCTCTTCGCCGTGTTCGGGCTCGGCGCGCTGCTGTGCGCCGCGCTCGCCGCGTCGGGTGCGATCGCCGCCCGGGTGCGCGGCCAGTTGCGTGACATCTCGATCCTCAAGGCGATCGGCTTCACGCCCGGCCAGGTGATACGGGGCTTCCTGATCCAGCACCTCGCGTTCGCACTGCTCGGGATCACGCTCGGTACGGCGGCGATCGCGCTGCTCGGGGGCCGGCTGCCGGGGCGGATCGGCGAGGCGGCCGGGGTGTGGCAGGACATGCCCGGGTACACGGCGGTGCTCCTCGGGATACCGGGCGCCGCGGTCCTGCTGATCGCGGCCGCGACCGGGCTCGCCGCCTGGCGGGCCGGGCGGGTGCCGCCGGTACCCGTGGCGCGCATGGCGCTGCCCTCGGCCGCGCCCATGACCGGGCTGGGCCGACGGGCGCTCGGGCTGCGTGTGCCGCCGGCCCTGGTACTCGGCTGGCGAGCCGCGTTCCCACGCCGGGCCCTGGCACTGGTCCCCGTGGCACGCCTGGCACTTCCACTGCTGATGATCACCGTGGCGCTGGTCGCCTGGACGACCGTGGACCGGTTCGGCAGCCGTCCCGCCGAGATGGGACGCCCGGCGGCGCTGACGGTGCGGGCCGAGCGGCCGGGCAGCATCCCGGACCGGGAACTGGACCGCGCCCTGACCGCACAGCGGGACGTGGTGGCCGCGCACCCCGGCGCCGAGGTCGCGGCGCTCGCCCCCGGGCAGACCGGCACGATCGCGCTCCGCGGTCTCGGCACGGCGTCGGCCCCGTATCCGTACACGGTGGCCGAAGGCCGCGGGCCGGACGGGCCGGACGAGGCGGTCGCGGGGCAGGGGCTGCTCGACCTGCTCGATGTCGGTGTCGGGGACTGGGTGCGGCTGACGGTCGAGGGCCGGCCGCAGATCCTTCACATCGTCGGACGCAGCATCGAGCCGGAAGACGGTGGCCGGGTGATCTCCACCACCCTGGACACGCTGCGGGAGGACGATGCCACGCTGCGGCCGGACTTCCATCTGGTGGCGCTGCGCGACGGCGCGGACCCGCGGGAGGTCAGCAGTGCGCTCGCCACATCCTTCGGCGGCACGCTGGAGATCCGCGAGGTCGCCAATCCGGCGGACCGGCTCGGTCCGGCCCGCGGGGTCATCGCGGCGCTGATCGCGGTGCTGGCCCTGATCGGGCTGATCGAGCTGCTGACGCTGATCAGTACGGGGGTGCGTGACCGCGGCCGGGATCTGCTGGCTCTCAAGGCGATCGGCCTGACACCTCGCCAGATCAGTTCGGTGATCGTGACGGCAGCCGGTCTCACGGCACTCGCGGCGGCGGTGGTCGGCACGGTGCTCGGCGTGGTCTCGGGGCGGTGGCTGGTCGACACGCAGGGCCGTATCAGCGGCATCGGTGCCGGCATCGCGCAGCCGCTGCCCGGCTACCTGCTGGCGCTGGTGGGGGTCGGGGCCGTACTCGGCGCGGTCGCCGCGGCTGCGCTGCCCGCGGTCCGCACGGCTCGCCGCCGGCTCGCGGACTCGCTCGGCGAAACGCTCTGA
- a CDS encoding RidA family protein — MTTSDPSASSLIRRVDPQTLHPAPGCHHITVVRSGRTAYVAGQCPWDPSGTLVGEGDLGRQIDRVAASAMTALAAVDAAPDQTVRSVAHVVSDDTEVLAAAWRRLTASPLGPAFTTASTLLGVAQLGPHRQLVELDLTAALPA; from the coding sequence ATGACCACCTCCGACCCTTCGGCGTCGTCCTTGATCCGCCGTGTCGATCCCCAGACTCTGCACCCGGCACCCGGCTGTCACCACATCACCGTTGTCCGATCCGGCCGCACCGCGTATGTCGCCGGGCAGTGCCCCTGGGATCCGTCCGGCACGCTCGTCGGCGAGGGTGACCTCGGCCGGCAGATCGACCGGGTCGCGGCCAGCGCCATGACCGCGTTGGCCGCGGTCGACGCCGCGCCGGATCAGACGGTCCGCTCCGTGGCCCATGTCGTCAGCGACGACACGGAGGTGCTCGCGGCGGCCTGGAGGCGGCTGACGGCATCGCCGCTCGGGCCGGCGTTCACGACGGCGAGCACGCTGCTCGGCGTGGCGCAGCTCGGTCCTCACCGTCAGCTCGTCGAGCTGGACCTGACCGCGGCGCTCCCCGCATGA
- a CDS encoding phosphotransferase family protein: MTAATEGGHDWSGTRAWVERQLHASERIEAVDTLRGGWSSHMRRLQITGARTPRALVLRSFVKPFYLRVADALLTREADILRLLAPTGIPAAALHAVDATGKHCDHPSLLMSLLPGGVRLDDEEAAQRTALLARQLVAIHRLDVPEHARPRTYEAWTSAERVRVPGTTRRPELWAQAVDIIRNDPPAYRPCFLHRDFHPGNVLFTGHGSDLKITGVVDWVETSWGPADLDVAHCSTALALLHGARAGMDFADRYVAAGGTLATDPAAHLYWRVLDALAFAPDAEKVAVPWRELGRTDLAPSLLTARLEEYVHGLVARYG; the protein is encoded by the coding sequence ATGACGGCCGCGACCGAGGGCGGTCACGACTGGTCCGGCACCCGTGCGTGGGTGGAGAGGCAGTTGCACGCGTCCGAGCGCATCGAGGCCGTCGACACTCTGCGCGGCGGATGGTCCTCGCACATGCGCCGTCTGCAGATCACAGGCGCGCGGACACCGCGCGCGCTGGTGCTGCGGTCCTTCGTCAAACCGTTCTACCTGCGGGTCGCCGACGCCCTCCTCACGCGCGAGGCGGACATCCTGCGGCTGCTCGCGCCGACCGGCATACCGGCGGCCGCACTGCACGCCGTCGATGCGACGGGGAAGCACTGCGACCATCCCTCGCTGCTGATGTCGCTGCTGCCCGGCGGGGTGCGGCTGGACGACGAGGAGGCCGCGCAACGCACGGCGCTGCTGGCCCGGCAACTGGTCGCGATCCACCGGCTGGACGTACCGGAGCATGCCAGGCCCCGAACGTACGAGGCGTGGACCTCAGCGGAACGGGTGCGCGTGCCCGGGACCACCCGGCGTCCGGAACTGTGGGCGCAGGCCGTCGACATCATCCGCAACGACCCCCCGGCGTACCGGCCCTGCTTTCTGCACCGGGACTTCCATCCGGGCAATGTCCTGTTCACCGGACACGGCAGCGATCTGAAGATCACCGGCGTCGTCGACTGGGTGGAGACCTCCTGGGGCCCGGCCGATCTGGACGTGGCGCACTGCTCCACGGCGCTGGCCCTGCTCCACGGCGCCCGCGCCGGCATGGACTTCGCCGACCGGTACGTCGCGGCCGGCGGGACCTTGGCCACCGATCCCGCGGCGCATCTGTACTGGCGCGTGCTGGACGCGCTGGCCTTCGCTCCGGACGCGGAGAAGGTCGCGGTGCCGTGGCGTGAGCTGGGACGCACGGATCTGGCACCGTCGCTGCTCACGGCAAGGCTGGAGGAGTATGTGCACGGGCTGGTCGCCCGCTACGGCTGA
- a CDS encoding serine/threonine-protein kinase, producing the protein MNVWSVPGYTESRELGSGGCGRVVLAVHDATGMPVAVKYLNERLRTDSAFVREFRAEARLLGDLDSPHVVGLYEYVEAPNGAAIVMELVDGIALRALLQREGATGPEAALVVLKGSLLGLAAAHRAGVVHRDYKPENVLVAADGSSKLVDFGIAAGRDSTPGVAGTPAYMAPEQWNGEPASPAADVYAATATFYECLTGRKPYTGENFAELALQHLDAPIPDAEAPEPVRPLIRRGLAKSPGERPANAMAFVAELEEIAGAAYGPDWEERGQRKLAALAALLPLLFPSAAGHAVGTTDLATTALGGGSKLGGWSPLLRKALTAAVALAVAVVVAIAAGAQGGGPQETTAQAVATTSADPGTPQAPDVPPSGSASASAEPSPSASDAASPSPTASGSATAGPGSPTPGTTTDPATPPPTTTPTTDPTTATPTVTPSARVRNVSVTSFRQTDFAVGAATVGVSTDGTGPVTIVISWSTSNSKGDPGTPDGTQTFERSGATQYTLDLTHSFSGRACYWGVQATTNPTAANGSSMQQILTQRCTIT; encoded by the coding sequence ATGAACGTGTGGTCGGTGCCTGGGTACACGGAGTCCCGGGAGCTGGGGTCCGGTGGCTGCGGCCGAGTCGTCCTGGCCGTCCATGACGCGACCGGCATGCCGGTGGCCGTCAAGTATCTGAACGAGCGGCTGCGTACGGACTCGGCCTTCGTGCGGGAGTTCCGCGCCGAGGCGCGGCTGCTCGGTGACCTCGACTCGCCGCATGTCGTGGGGCTTTACGAGTACGTCGAAGCGCCGAACGGCGCCGCCATCGTGATGGAGCTGGTCGACGGAATCGCCCTGCGCGCACTGCTCCAGCGGGAGGGCGCAACCGGACCCGAGGCCGCGCTCGTCGTGCTGAAGGGCTCACTGCTGGGTCTTGCCGCCGCACATCGCGCCGGTGTGGTGCACCGCGACTACAAGCCCGAGAACGTCCTCGTCGCCGCCGACGGTTCGTCGAAGCTCGTCGACTTCGGTATCGCCGCGGGACGCGACAGCACCCCGGGAGTGGCCGGAACCCCTGCGTACATGGCCCCCGAGCAGTGGAACGGCGAGCCCGCCTCGCCCGCGGCCGACGTCTACGCGGCGACCGCGACCTTCTACGAGTGCCTGACCGGCCGCAAGCCCTACACCGGCGAGAACTTCGCCGAGCTGGCTCTGCAGCATCTCGACGCACCGATCCCCGATGCGGAGGCACCCGAGCCGGTACGGCCGCTGATCAGGCGGGGACTCGCGAAGTCGCCGGGTGAGCGGCCCGCGAACGCGATGGCGTTCGTGGCCGAGCTCGAGGAGATCGCGGGGGCGGCGTACGGCCCCGACTGGGAAGAGCGCGGACAACGGAAACTGGCCGCGCTCGCCGCGCTGTTGCCGCTGCTGTTCCCTTCCGCGGCGGGCCACGCAGTCGGAACGACCGATCTCGCCACGACCGCGCTGGGCGGAGGGAGCAAGCTCGGCGGCTGGTCACCGCTGCTGCGCAAGGCGCTGACCGCGGCCGTCGCCCTGGCCGTCGCCGTGGTCGTCGCGATCGCCGCCGGGGCTCAGGGGGGCGGCCCGCAGGAGACGACCGCGCAGGCCGTCGCCACCACGAGCGCCGATCCCGGCACTCCGCAGGCCCCGGACGTCCCACCGTCAGGCAGCGCTTCTGCCTCCGCCGAACCGTCCCCGTCCGCATCGGACGCTGCGAGCCCGTCCCCCACGGCCTCCGGCAGCGCGACAGCCGGGCCTGGGTCACCCACGCCGGGGACCACGACGGACCCCGCGACTCCACCGCCGACGACCACCCCGACCACGGACCCGACGACCGCCACGCCCACGGTGACGCCGTCGGCGCGGGTACGGAACGTGTCGGTGACGAGCTTCCGGCAGACGGACTTCGCCGTTGGTGCCGCGACCGTCGGCGTCAGCACCGACGGCACGGGTCCCGTGACGATCGTCATCTCCTGGTCCACCAGTAACTCGAAGGGCGACCCGGGTACACCTGACGGCACGCAGACCTTCGAGCGCAGTGGTGCGACGCAGTACACCCTCGACCTGACCCACTCCTTCTCGGGGCGAGCCTGCTACTGGGGGGTTCAGGCGACAACGAACCCGACCGCCGCGAACGGCAGTTCCATGCAGCAGATCCTGACTCAGCGGTGCACGATCACATGA